The genomic segment GATCCTGAGCCTTTGCCTGTTGACCATCCTCTATGGGACGAACCGCGGTGTCTTATCACGCCTCATATCGCGGGTGGCACACATTTGCAATCAACAGCTGACCGAATCATTGCAATCGCTCTCGAGAACGTGCGAAGGTACGCTCAAGGACAAGCTCTGAATAATAGGATGCGGTGAAACGCTTGACTGGTGAGCAGAGAGAACCTAACGATAACTCAGAGCATACGATGCGTGCTTCAGGTGAAGAGCATAACTCGGCAACTGAGCATCATGTGATTCGTAAAGTGCTGATTTTTTCGGTCGCTGCATTGCTTGGCTTAAGTGCAGGCGCATATGCTACACATACACTGCGCTCACAGTCTCAACATAATCAATCTGCGAGTACATCCAATGCTGGTGCAGCAGCTACAACTCATGCAGCCCGTAATGTGTTGAAAAGCACCAGTGACTTCGATCGTGATGGGATCGATGACTATAGCGATATCGTTCAAGGGGCACATCTTCAAGCTAAAGCTCATCCCAAATACGATGATGGATATTACCAAGGCGGATATCCTCCCGAGGGTAAAGGCGCTTGTACTGATATGGTCTGGCATGCTTTCGCTAATGCAGGTTATGACCTCAAAGCCATGGTCGACAAAGATATTGCCGATGCCCCAGCTGCCTATGCAGGTGTGGCACCATCACCTGATCCCAATATTGACTTTCGTAGAGTTGGTGTGTTGGGGGTGTTCTTTACCCGATATGGTGAAAGCCTTACCACCGATACTTCACAACACCAGCAGTGGCAGCAAGGTGATCTTGTCATATTCGACAACACTTGGCATATAGGAATTGCCTCAGATAACAGGGACAGTCACGATATCCCGCTGTTACTACACAATATGGGGCAACAACAGCGGGAAAATGACTATCTCAGCTTTTCCAGCCGACGTCCAATCACCAAACATCTCAGATTTGCACCAGAAAAGCTTCCTTCAGCGCTCAGAATCGCCTGGCATAGCTGATTTTTTCGCTATGGATTCGTTTGTGCAGGGATTATTGCGCATACCCCAAGTAGCTAGATGATGAAAGTGGCGGAATTCCGGCCTATTGCAGCATCGAATACTTGGTATATCCCAATAAATCCCTACACAAACGGAGGATCTATTGGAATCAAGACATATTTGGCGAGAAATACACGCGGAATACTCATAAAATCCTCAATACATCAGCTTTCGACAGTCCGACATTCGCTCATGTCCACCCATGGACTATCCTTATTGAGGTTGCGGAGCCGATATCGTTCGGTTTCATCAAACGTGACCCGTTTAAAGCCAATGGTATAAAGCCAATGCGTACAGCCGTTGCATGTGGGGCCTTCAGGTCAGATGCGCAACGTCAGCCATGAGGGGCAGGTGAGAACGATGATGAGGGTATTCAGCACCATCAATGGACAAATAGAACAAATAGAAAAACCGGAAAACGGTTCATGGTTATGTTTAAGCGAACCTTCAGATGTTGAACTCGCTAATGTGTCTCAGACAACGGGCATCGATTTAGCTGATTTGCGTGCACCTCTAGATGACGAAGAACGTTCTCGTGTTGATGTCGAAGACGGTTACACGATGGTCATCGTGGATATTCCAACTGTAGAAAATCGCGGTGGTAGAGACTGGTACGAAACCATTCCTTTGTCGATTATCGTCACAGAAGGTTTGATTATCACTGTTTGTATGCAGGATACGCCAGTACTGCATCCCTTCATGGAGGGGACCATTCGAGGTTTCAACACCTTCATGAAGTCCCGTTTCATCCTACAAATTCTGTATAGGAACGCCACCACATATCTTCGCTATCTACGCATTATTGATCGTGAATCAGATAAATTAGAGCTTAAGCTTAGGCATTCTATGCAGAATCGTGAGATTGTGATGCTGCTAGAGTTGAGCAAAACCTTGGTCTATTTCGCTACCAGCTTGAAGTCTAACGAAATTGTTTTGGAGAAATTGACGAGTTTAGATCGCATACGTCAATATCCAGATGATGAGGATTTGTTGGGCGATGTCATAACAGAAAATAAGCAGGCAATAGAGATGGCGAACATCTATTCGGGCGTTCTGTCGAATATGACTGATGCTTTTGCTTCGATTGTGTCAAACAATGTGAGCAATGTGATGAGAATATTCACTATTATCTCTATCACGCTCTCCATTCCAACGCTGATTTTTTCTATGTATGGCATGAACTTTCAAACAGGAATGTTGGGAATGCCATTAACTGATAAACCGTGGGGTTTCGTGGCCATAATCGTGTTTTCAATGGTGTTATCCATTTTGGTGACCTGGTTCCTGACTAGATCGAAAATGTTTAAGTAGTGCCGTGACTGTGTTCACTACCGTTAAACACCGCTAGAATTGTTCGAGCATGCTGCAAGTGACAGCACTGAAGTCCATGACTCAGTGCTGCTCAGCATGTTGTGCCTTGTCCTCTAGACATTCATGAGCTAGTTAAGCGTTTGTGAGCAATTTCTTTCCCTGTTTACAAAGCTGTGTTAGGTTAATGCGGAAGATGAGCAACTATGACATCCTGCGTGATAGGGCATTCATCCAAGAGAAAGGATCACTCAGCTATGACAGATGGTTCTGTGTCTGCTGCCTTGAAGAGTGGAGAGAGCGAAGCCGATCAACTGACTGCTAAGCCTCTTGTGGAAGTAAGCCATGTCGAAAAATATTTCGG from the Bifidobacterium sp. genome contains:
- a CDS encoding DUF1287 domain-containing protein, producing the protein MKRLTGEQREPNDNSEHTMRASGEEHNSATEHHVIRKVLIFSVAALLGLSAGAYATHTLRSQSQHNQSASTSNAGAAATTHAARNVLKSTSDFDRDGIDDYSDIVQGAHLQAKAHPKYDDGYYQGGYPPEGKGACTDMVWHAFANAGYDLKAMVDKDIADAPAAYAGVAPSPDPNIDFRRVGVLGVFFTRYGESLTTDTSQHQQWQQGDLVIFDNTWHIGIASDNRDSHDIPLLLHNMGQQQRENDYLSFSSRRPITKHLRFAPEKLPSALRIAWHS
- a CDS encoding magnesium transporter CorA family protein, with product MMRVFSTINGQIEQIEKPENGSWLCLSEPSDVELANVSQTTGIDLADLRAPLDDEERSRVDVEDGYTMVIVDIPTVENRGGRDWYETIPLSIIVTEGLIITVCMQDTPVLHPFMEGTIRGFNTFMKSRFILQILYRNATTYLRYLRIIDRESDKLELKLRHSMQNREIVMLLELSKTLVYFATSLKSNEIVLEKLTSLDRIRQYPDDEDLLGDVITENKQAIEMANIYSGVLSNMTDAFASIVSNNVSNVMRIFTIISITLSIPTLIFSMYGMNFQTGMLGMPLTDKPWGFVAIIVFSMVLSILVTWFLTRSKMFK